From the Deinococcus radiophilus genome, one window contains:
- a CDS encoding translocation/assembly module TamB domain-containing protein, translating into MTRPEAVPQAPVRRARSRRRTAALSAAALALLLAFMAAYAPALLGRWILTRVTEDVTAERIDGPLWNPVLQGTRVELPGITARAERLGVRLAGFDFGQKILYVSVDLKNAEVAVELAELLGQGEDAITTEEGWKVQLRQLTVSDTSLTVNGEGANVPDGTFKLTQEDGVVTATGQTENGALNAQLRLQETPQGTEYVTTFKGDARILRYYWEGVEEGTVSGVYVLGQGPVRGDIKLTDGRVQVPDAEWAEVTEITGSAIHRGDLIQVGLRGVGYGEPVTGRVNVNLAREEWKAELLASPQLAELGEALGTPGEGQLSGRAWARNTGPGWGGVTVGAEATSQGGSLAGLPFSGLGMDYRYLLAEGQDEPQINRWTLDADTTLLGEQRLSGVWNFGGAGRVDWQGELLDAPLDLNATIARELLDGEPADIATITGNGLGGPVDGRLALSGALVDLRLRPALSALSGDLAVTGRTGDLRVTGRGLNLAGFALDGQAQFSEAGTVARLTQPTGGSLRLDLDGDWRGQWQAQGLQGSGVTLSGQGGLDVNNTLLGGVLSVRSGLLEDPLSGPLRVNWGEEQGRWTASGQQLEWRGERLYASLNNLRVSNGVRLDGQLNASLGLDDLRGTLRGTGDGFQVTATGEGNRARWRGTLGDAGRPITLSGVTELSGDFATTLALDGAAVAADVQLEGSGVTFDLRTGGERAQGRIEGEQWDAQGRVNLGALRPVLRGVLGQDSPLADLSGTLNLNLAGLGGTARIEAQAAGAALAGTLRRAGGTVTTQGLRLSGGAGSDLAGFSAVASGTLYPAVDVRGSVTLGQLGGVTGLNGQTLQARIFGDYDNLNAALSGRTGPLTLSGAELPAQTLALTGRLTPQPELSGRWGDLNLSYSGASGVLSAEGRQTLQFQGQAASVRGRVRWGAGWQGEADLVGTAEGGYAVTARGPWSRLRVTASHPDGLRAAGTVNAAQQSYDLTVSGRAEGFGVQGRVSGQELQPQGQLTLTDDQGGRAFLTLNGLDDLSLRAQSLRIGGQTVSGDLRSEYGLADGLLTTTLNGQTLTLRANRGQVNVSGTVADHRVQASGVLRLPGSAGGSFSLSGLQVGVRGPYLTAQASGSVEALRGQITLRAQQFGSGDAALILPEQTLPLNASLTPLRATVGGLTYADGRWSGDAALSYLVRTRGGGIQTARGGQVRLVGSGRTLSAVPTGALSGRVALLPEIGGTLSAETALLSPLLPEQLRGLQGGRLTADLGRNGAHLRSEGVRLNGAALGLKARVDWAGGFAPDALRVGGVLTHARSRLPFTLAGGDLRVTGGVLGAQTLQAFGIGDAQVPEDALLRGDLFLPDALGDQPGDSLQATGLLTSGRSRAPFQLRGRRLQLSDALVDVRDIRPFTQADLPDSGTFRGDLTVPDIFNFDAGAVQARGVLATDHSRAPLTLRGGTLQLQGAVVDVRDIRPFVDFDLPDTGTFQGNLTVRRLAEFDLANVQARGTLLTGETRLPLQLAGRALTVTGGTLNLADLAPFIDLPASGVLRGDLFLPDITAPRVETARADLLADLTATELVDTAARGRVQVRGRQLWADLTGQAQGTPFALRGDLYPRADATLQAEGLTARLSGSAEGTLNLRASGEYQGRAVTLQGTLDGLLAQDRSARAQLSGNVSGAQLDLTLAEAGSSLNDWRVGGSVLVPDASTLDPGLTGSLSGSVGGTLGQADLRVQGTVNGFALSVPATFEGGELRVQQAQASSPELGTATLSGLAFPRLSLSGAAQLQGQLAGRYDLSVSGDYAAPTAKLSGQLAGEPGSFHSSGLNLGGTAVSATLQDGRWQAQLRGPAVSGTVRGVLGGQVAGQESPLGLQSADLNLKARYRRDEDNLTLTGPLAWSAQGWRGNLDVRGIFGGENLQASAVGAGVLSVTARLGDAALTGELGRLAPLRPEGWVQLQDWDIAALWGRPDQLRLTGRADLAGADWSSVQARLSGQLDDVTGELSGVLSGEWTAGGGRLHLNGPRVYADASLVDSRYRLDLRFEEEEQVGLARLLPAEWGMEALKASGQLNVRGGPDGLDSLDASGLEVNGVQRDAGPFTLYGRASYRPQENTLQAALAGGYGGGLFRIGGSLPQGLNVQVANVSLDALGSEELALGRLNGEATLTGPLDRADLSGEFWTAGGNVNARVSLLGRLDDPRIQGNVNLSGETKGLVYFSAQDFDLAARTFSSEVRGQVRQGGTVADLDLQGRWPALGGTATVTAPGLQEAVTLRGQGGQFVLDAGAAGGGTLNLTASRGWLPTLSAQADLNPLALTAGASGEARLHLTAGGDLNALNVQGTLSAPEATLGGVTVRDLSGTFGGSLAGGLEGLSGELTQTGQAVGTLANGVLTLGNLTATAAGSTLSLSGPVNVTDLSADLKAQASGALSGGLNLNYTAGQLSASGALEGLGYRVGVDVQGSEAQGWSGSVTARDVQGSAEILSTPATLNLSGAWDQPRLSGTLGLFGGSAALNASPDGAVLTLSDGVTAQGSGEIRVAPDPAGVWRWSGQARVSRPRIRISVTPRGELADPIVGVLAAWGSWQATGSVSPQSGRLNISDGEQRGEVQWRGQTVAADLPGLDLGGLNWRGLSGRLTAQGTVDLASGEGQLPFSVTGLRSPWRVDALNLPLAGDMAGTVSLREGRPNVQAELDLGGDGTASGQATLNVQQQESGLWFGNLAAGLSNQGRRLSANLRSDAAGLTGQVRADGYPLHLLDQTLALSGSAELRGQTFSTDLLVTGVAGEASLSGSGSLGAALPTLVGLTALQDTGESYDLQGTLSRVDMAALDLVPDLTGTLSGELDITEGAGQFVLRSADLNLADEALPSRFEGVRIGEDWRIRGYLGDTNIFAGVSEGVLSGNAELQGLPLGAVANALAGQTLADGRVTGVARFEAPLTDPLSGNATVVAERIRLTTLPDAETGAESETLTGSGTLDFADRELRNINVQLAGAGTWDIRGQYTRQNVNVQANFTETTFTPLLALVPGLAEQNPRLKGSLNVAVVGDYGQPQGTLDARNLRGALGDISLDLPQLTGRLNESGDWTLGGALRTGGALDSAGTLRGSGQWRGWQLAGSTLGYSGQLAPRNFGTLPNVQATLAQDSADPDRWVLDARSDTQNAATGRGTLEVSGQLIPSWDLSVRATNYDLAVRTLYLRESALNAALTLREDVGGDDIRVSGSANFARAILGRLNATDDLSTLVPDPENPLAGDAEGDQSDFVSPLPEQYTTFPNLEPEGEEETAEARPALPLLERLVLEDIPVRFPGGIQLEDSLAQASLEGGLVVSGTAAQPQIQGGLSVQRGTLLLRDTEFNVRSSEIEFGGTSPYPNFTLLADARARPITGGVAVPLTLDVQGRFLEDGAGGATLDLQTTLRCTEASAACTDAQSGLPYTESQLYALVLTGVPNVENLPDDLGTLGASALNTALNVFVLGELSRTLADALGVDVLRFTPALVGDGGSTITIGSQLTENLYLEYQVDLRGDGLLDATYTTPDGRFTFKVSTPFDFGGSNSFQPSLSAAYNFDNRTSVSLNLENTAESTRFGIGVQYRLRRDFWNNWFTRDP; encoded by the coding sequence ATGACCAGGCCGGAAGCAGTGCCCCAAGCTCCGGTGCGCCGTGCCCGCTCACGGCGGCGCACTGCGGCGCTCTCGGCGGCGGCCCTGGCTCTGCTCCTGGCCTTCATGGCGGCTTACGCTCCGGCCCTGCTGGGCCGCTGGATTCTGACCCGTGTGACCGAGGACGTGACCGCTGAGCGAATTGACGGACCGCTTTGGAACCCGGTCCTCCAGGGTACCCGTGTAGAACTGCCAGGTATCACGGCCCGCGCCGAGCGTCTGGGGGTTAGGCTAGCGGGCTTCGATTTCGGGCAAAAGATTCTGTATGTCTCGGTTGATCTGAAAAACGCTGAAGTGGCCGTGGAGTTGGCCGAACTGTTGGGACAGGGTGAGGACGCCATCACCACCGAAGAAGGCTGGAAGGTGCAGCTGCGCCAGCTCACCGTCTCGGACACGTCGCTGACGGTGAATGGTGAAGGTGCCAACGTGCCGGACGGCACCTTCAAACTGACCCAGGAAGACGGCGTCGTCACTGCCACCGGGCAAACCGAGAACGGTGCCCTGAACGCTCAGCTGCGCCTGCAGGAAACGCCGCAGGGGACCGAATATGTCACGACCTTTAAGGGAGACGCCCGGATTCTGCGCTACTACTGGGAAGGCGTAGAAGAAGGCACGGTGAGCGGTGTCTATGTGCTGGGTCAGGGGCCGGTGCGCGGCGACATCAAGCTGACGGACGGGCGCGTGCAGGTGCCGGACGCCGAGTGGGCCGAAGTGACCGAGATTACCGGCAGTGCCATTCACCGGGGCGACCTGATTCAGGTGGGCCTGCGCGGCGTAGGCTACGGCGAGCCGGTCACGGGGCGGGTCAACGTCAATCTGGCCCGCGAGGAGTGGAAGGCCGAACTGCTGGCCTCGCCGCAACTGGCGGAACTGGGCGAAGCGCTCGGCACTCCCGGCGAGGGTCAGCTGAGCGGGCGCGCCTGGGCCCGCAACACTGGCCCCGGCTGGGGTGGCGTCACGGTGGGTGCCGAGGCGACCAGCCAGGGCGGCTCGCTGGCCGGTCTGCCGTTCAGTGGGCTGGGGATGGACTACCGCTACCTGCTGGCAGAGGGGCAGGACGAACCACAGATCAACCGCTGGACGCTGGACGCCGACACCACCTTGCTAGGCGAGCAGCGCCTGAGCGGTGTGTGGAACTTTGGGGGAGCTGGGCGGGTCGACTGGCAAGGAGAACTGCTGGACGCGCCGCTGGACCTGAACGCCACCATCGCACGGGAGCTGCTGGACGGCGAACCCGCCGACATCGCCACCATTACCGGGAACGGTCTGGGCGGTCCAGTGGATGGCCGCTTGGCGCTGAGCGGCGCCCTGGTGGATCTCCGGTTGCGGCCTGCGCTGAGCGCCCTGAGTGGCGACCTGGCGGTGACCGGACGAACCGGTGACCTGCGCGTGACCGGGCGCGGCCTGAACTTGGCTGGGTTCGCGCTGGACGGCCAGGCCCAGTTCAGCGAGGCAGGAACGGTGGCCCGTCTGACCCAGCCGACTGGCGGCTCGCTGCGCCTGGACCTTGACGGGGACTGGCGTGGGCAATGGCAGGCGCAGGGTCTTCAGGGCAGCGGCGTCACCCTCAGTGGTCAGGGCGGGCTGGATGTGAACAACACCCTGCTGGGCGGCGTGCTGAGTGTCCGCAGTGGCCTGCTGGAAGACCCCCTGAGTGGTCCTCTGAGGGTCAACTGGGGCGAAGAACAGGGCCGCTGGACCGCCAGTGGGCAACAGTTGGAGTGGCGTGGTGAGCGGCTGTACGCCAGCCTCAATAACCTGCGCGTCAGCAATGGGGTTCGCCTGGACGGCCAATTGAATGCCTCGCTGGGCCTGGATGACCTGCGCGGTACCCTGCGCGGCACCGGCGACGGTTTCCAGGTCACCGCCACCGGTGAGGGCAATCGCGCGCGCTGGCGGGGCACGCTGGGGGATGCGGGCCGTCCCATCACCCTCAGTGGCGTGACCGAACTGAGCGGGGACTTCGCAACCACCCTGGCCCTGGACGGCGCGGCTGTGGCCGCCGACGTGCAGCTGGAAGGCAGCGGCGTGACCTTCGACCTGCGAACCGGCGGCGAGCGAGCACAGGGCCGCATAGAGGGCGAGCAGTGGGACGCCCAGGGCCGCGTCAATCTGGGGGCACTGCGACCAGTGCTGCGCGGTGTGCTGGGGCAGGATTCTCCACTGGCCGATCTGAGTGGCACGCTGAACCTGAACCTGGCCGGACTGGGTGGCACCGCCCGGATTGAGGCGCAGGCTGCGGGCGCAGCCCTGGCTGGTACCCTGCGGCGCGCTGGCGGCACCGTGACCACCCAGGGCCTGCGGCTGAGCGGCGGCGCGGGCAGCGATCTGGCTGGATTCAGCGCCGTCGCCAGCGGCACCCTCTATCCGGCAGTGGACGTACGCGGGTCAGTCACGCTGGGCCAGCTGGGGGGCGTGACCGGCCTGAACGGTCAGACCCTCCAGGCGCGTATTTTCGGGGATTACGACAACCTGAACGCCGCCTTAAGTGGCCGCACGGGGCCGCTGACCCTGAGCGGGGCCGAGTTGCCTGCGCAGACGCTGGCCCTGACAGGCCGCTTGACCCCACAGCCAGAGTTGAGCGGGCGCTGGGGCGACCTGAACCTGAGCTACAGCGGCGCGTCAGGCGTCTTGAGCGCCGAGGGCCGTCAGACCTTGCAGTTTCAGGGCCAGGCCGCCAGCGTGCGGGGCCGCGTCCGCTGGGGCGCAGGCTGGCAGGGCGAGGCCGATCTGGTCGGCACAGCAGAGGGTGGGTACGCCGTGACGGCGCGCGGTCCCTGGTCAAGGTTGCGTGTCACGGCGTCGCACCCCGACGGCCTGCGGGCCGCTGGCACCGTCAATGCTGCGCAGCAAAGCTATGACCTGACCGTATCGGGCCGGGCCGAGGGCTTCGGGGTACAGGGCCGCGTCTCTGGTCAGGAACTTCAGCCTCAGGGCCAGTTGACCCTCACCGACGACCAGGGGGGCCGCGCCTTCCTCACCCTGAACGGCCTGGATGACCTCAGCCTGCGGGCGCAGTCGCTGCGGATCGGCGGGCAGACGGTCAGCGGTGATCTGCGCAGCGAATACGGTCTGGCCGACGGTCTGCTGACCACCACCCTGAACGGCCAGACCCTCACCCTACGGGCCAACCGGGGGCAGGTGAATGTCAGCGGCACGGTGGCGGATCACCGCGTGCAGGCCAGTGGCGTGCTGCGGCTCCCCGGCAGCGCGGGCGGCAGCTTCAGCCTGAGTGGCCTACAGGTGGGAGTCCGTGGACCTTACCTGACCGCCCAGGCGAGCGGTTCCGTGGAGGCCCTGCGTGGCCAGATCACGCTCCGCGCTCAGCAATTTGGCAGCGGGGACGCCGCCCTGATCCTGCCCGAGCAGACCCTGCCCCTAAACGCCAGCCTGACCCCGCTGCGCGCCACAGTGGGCGGGCTGACCTACGCCGATGGCCGCTGGAGCGGCGACGCGGCCCTCAGTTACCTGGTCCGTACGCGGGGTGGCGGCATTCAGACAGCCAGAGGCGGTCAAGTGCGGCTGGTCGGCAGCGGGCGTACCCTCAGCGCCGTCCCGACGGGGGCGCTATCGGGACGGGTAGCCCTGCTTCCGGAAATCGGCGGGACACTAAGTGCCGAGACTGCGTTATTAAGTCCTCTGTTGCCGGAACAATTACGCGGTCTCCAGGGTGGCCGCCTGACCGCCGACCTCGGCAGGAACGGTGCCCACCTCCGCAGCGAAGGAGTCCGGCTGAACGGTGCAGCGCTGGGCCTGAAGGCCCGTGTGGACTGGGCGGGCGGCTTTGCCCCAGACGCGCTGCGGGTGGGCGGCGTGCTGACCCATGCCCGCAGCCGTCTCCCCTTCACGCTGGCGGGCGGCGATCTGCGGGTCACGGGCGGAGTCCTGGGTGCCCAGACCCTCCAGGCGTTCGGCATCGGTGACGCTCAGGTTCCCGAGGACGCCCTGCTGCGCGGCGACCTGTTCTTGCCGGACGCGCTCGGTGACCAGCCGGGTGATTCCTTACAGGCCACCGGACTGCTCACCTCAGGCCGCTCACGGGCACCCTTCCAGTTACGGGGCCGCCGCCTGCAACTCTCGGACGCCCTGGTGGATGTACGCGACATCCGCCCGTTCACCCAGGCTGACCTGCCTGACTCCGGCACCTTCCGGGGTGACCTCACCGTCCCCGACATCTTTAACTTTGACGCCGGAGCGGTGCAGGCGCGCGGGGTGCTGGCGACGGACCACTCGCGGGCACCGCTGACCCTGCGCGGCGGCACGCTGCAGCTGCAGGGGGCCGTGGTGGACGTGCGCGATATCCGCCCCTTCGTGGACTTTGACCTCCCCGACACGGGCACGTTCCAGGGCAACCTGACGGTCCGCCGCCTGGCTGAGTTCGATCTGGCGAATGTCCAGGCCCGTGGCACGCTGCTGACCGGTGAGACCCGCCTGCCGCTGCAACTGGCGGGCCGCGCCCTGACCGTGACGGGCGGCACGCTGAATCTGGCTGATCTTGCGCCCTTCATAGATTTGCCGGCCAGCGGCGTGCTGCGCGGCGACCTCTTTTTACCGGACATCACCGCGCCCCGCGTGGAAACGGCGCGGGCCGACCTGCTGGCCGATCTGACCGCCACCGAACTGGTGGACACCGCCGCGCGGGGCCGGGTGCAGGTGCGCGGTAGGCAGCTCTGGGCCGATCTGACCGGGCAGGCGCAGGGCACGCCTTTTGCGCTGCGCGGCGACCTCTACCCCCGCGCCGACGCCACCCTGCAGGCCGAGGGACTCACCGCCCGCCTGAGTGGCAGCGCCGAGGGCACCCTGAACCTGCGGGCCAGCGGCGAGTACCAGGGCCGCGCCGTAACCCTGCAGGGCACGCTGGACGGCCTGCTGGCCCAGGACCGCAGCGCCCGCGCCCAGCTGTCGGGTAACGTGAGCGGCGCACAGCTGGACCTGACCCTGGCCGAAGCCGGAAGCAGCCTGAACGACTGGCGGGTGGGCGGCTCGGTGCTGGTTCCTGACGCCTCCACCCTGGACCCTGGCCTCACCGGATCGTTGAGTGGCAGCGTCGGCGGTACGCTAGGTCAGGCCGATCTGCGGGTGCAGGGCACGGTGAACGGCTTTGCCCTGAGCGTCCCGGCCACCTTTGAGGGCGGTGAGCTGCGCGTGCAGCAAGCCCAGGCCAGCTCGCCCGAGTTGGGCACGGCGACCCTCAGCGGGCTGGCCTTCCCACGCCTGAGCCTCAGCGGAGCCGCCCAGCTTCAAGGCCAACTGGCGGGCCGCTACGACCTAAGTGTGTCCGGCGACTACGCGGCACCTACTGCAAAGCTGAGTGGGCAGTTGGCGGGAGAACCTGGCAGCTTCCATTCCAGCGGCCTGAACCTTGGCGGTACGGCGGTGAGCGCAACCTTGCAAGATGGTCGCTGGCAGGCGCAGCTCCGGGGTCCGGCGGTCAGTGGGACCGTGCGCGGGGTACTGGGGGGCCAGGTGGCCGGACAGGAGAGTCCGCTGGGCCTCCAGAGCGCCGATCTGAACCTGAAGGCCCGCTACCGCCGGGATGAGGACAACCTGACACTGACCGGACCGCTGGCCTGGAGTGCCCAGGGATGGCGCGGCAATCTGGACGTGCGCGGCATTTTCGGCGGCGAGAACTTGCAGGCCTCGGCAGTGGGCGCAGGCGTGCTGAGCGTCACTGCCCGCCTGGGCGACGCCGCACTGACCGGAGAACTGGGTCGCCTGGCCCCGCTGCGTCCCGAAGGTTGGGTGCAGTTGCAGGACTGGGATATCGCCGCGCTGTGGGGCCGCCCCGACCAGCTGCGCCTGACGGGCCGCGCCGACCTGGCCGGAGCCGACTGGTCCAGCGTACAGGCCCGCCTGAGCGGACAGCTGGACGACGTCACCGGCGAGCTAAGCGGCGTCTTGAGTGGCGAGTGGACCGCTGGCGGCGGACGTCTCCACCTAAACGGCCCCCGGGTATATGCCGACGCCAGCTTGGTGGACAGCCGCTACCGCCTGGACCTCCGCTTTGAGGAGGAAGAACAGGTGGGCCTGGCCCGCTTGCTGCCTGCCGAGTGGGGAATGGAAGCGCTGAAAGCCTCCGGGCAGCTGAACGTACGCGGCGGGCCTGACGGTCTGGACAGCCTGGACGCCAGTGGACTGGAAGTGAACGGCGTGCAACGGGACGCCGGACCATTTACCCTGTATGGCCGCGCCAGCTACCGCCCGCAGGAGAACACCCTCCAAGCCGCACTGGCCGGTGGGTATGGCGGCGGTCTCTTCCGAATTGGCGGCAGCCTGCCGCAGGGTCTGAACGTGCAGGTGGCGAATGTCTCGCTGGACGCCCTGGGCAGCGAGGAGTTGGCACTGGGCCGCCTGAACGGCGAAGCCACCCTGACCGGACCGCTGGACCGCGCTGACCTCAGCGGCGAGTTCTGGACAGCTGGCGGTAACGTGAATGCCCGCGTGAGCCTGCTGGGCCGCTTGGATGACCCACGCATACAGGGCAACGTCAACCTGAGTGGTGAGACGAAGGGCCTGGTGTACTTCAGCGCCCAGGACTTTGATCTGGCCGCCCGCACCTTCAGCAGCGAAGTGCGCGGCCAGGTGCGGCAGGGCGGCACCGTGGCCGATCTGGACTTGCAAGGCCGCTGGCCCGCGCTGGGCGGCACGGCCACGGTCACGGCACCAGGCCTGCAAGAAGCCGTCACGCTGCGTGGGCAGGGCGGGCAGTTCGTGCTGGATGCGGGCGCAGCCGGCGGCGGCACCCTGAACCTGACGGCAAGCCGTGGCTGGCTGCCGACCCTCTCGGCACAGGCCGACCTCAACCCGCTGGCCCTGACAGCAGGTGCGTCTGGCGAAGCCCGACTGCACCTCACGGCGGGCGGCGACCTGAACGCGCTGAATGTCCAGGGCACCCTCAGCGCTCCTGAGGCCACGCTGGGCGGCGTAACGGTACGTGACCTGAGCGGCACGTTCGGTGGGTCGCTCGCAGGCGGACTGGAAGGCCTGAGCGGAGAATTGACCCAGACTGGGCAGGCGGTGGGCACCCTGGCAAATGGAGTCCTTACGCTAGGCAACCTGACGGCTACGGCGGCCGGGTCTACCCTCAGCCTGAGTGGTCCGGTGAATGTCACTGACCTCAGCGCCGATCTGAAGGCCCAGGCCAGCGGAGCATTGAGCGGCGGGCTGAACCTGAACTACACTGCCGGGCAACTCAGCGCCAGTGGCGCGCTGGAGGGCCTAGGCTACCGCGTAGGCGTGGACGTACAAGGCTCCGAGGCGCAGGGCTGGAGCGGCAGTGTGACGGCCCGCGACGTGCAGGGCAGCGCCGAAATTCTCAGTACCCCCGCCACGCTGAATCTGAGCGGCGCGTGGGACCAGCCACGCCTCAGCGGCACCCTGGGTCTGTTCGGGGGGAGCGCGGCACTGAACGCCAGTCCCGATGGTGCCGTGCTGACCCTGTCGGACGGAGTGACGGCGCAGGGGTCCGGTGAAATCCGCGTGGCCCCCGATCCGGCAGGCGTCTGGCGCTGGAGTGGGCAGGCCAGGGTGAGCAGACCACGCATCCGGATCAGCGTCACCCCACGCGGCGAGCTGGCCGACCCTATCGTGGGTGTCTTGGCAGCGTGGGGCAGTTGGCAGGCCACGGGCTCAGTCAGTCCGCAGTCGGGCCGACTGAACATCAGCGACGGCGAGCAGCGCGGTGAGGTGCAATGGCGTGGGCAAACCGTCGCAGCCGATCTGCCGGGCCTAGACCTGGGTGGACTGAACTGGCGCGGGCTGTCGGGCCGCCTCACGGCGCAGGGCACGGTGGACCTGGCCAGCGGCGAGGGCCAGTTGCCGTTCTCGGTCACCGGGCTGCGCTCACCCTGGCGGGTGGACGCCCTCAACCTGCCGCTGGCCGGGGATATGGCCGGGACGGTCAGCCTGCGTGAAGGTCGTCCCAACGTCCAAGCAGAACTGGACCTGGGCGGCGACGGCACTGCCAGCGGTCAGGCCACCCTGAATGTTCAGCAGCAGGAGAGCGGCCTGTGGTTCGGCAACTTGGCCGCTGGCCTGAGCAATCAGGGTCGCCGCCTGAGCGCCAACCTCCGTTCGGACGCGGCAGGGCTGACCGGCCAGGTCCGTGCCGACGGATACCCGCTGCACCTGCTGGACCAGACCCTGGCCCTGAGTGGGAGCGCCGAGCTGAGGGGGCAAACCTTCAGCACCGACCTGCTGGTGACCGGCGTGGCCGGCGAAGCCTCACTGAGCGGCAGCGGCAGCCTGGGCGCAGCGCTGCCGACCCTAGTAGGTCTGACGGCGCTGCAAGACACCGGCGAGAGTTATGACCTCCAGGGAACACTCAGCCGGGTAGATATGGCCGCCTTGGACCTGGTTCCCGACCTGACCGGAACGCTCAGCGGCGAACTGGACATCACCGAGGGAGCCGGTCAGTTCGTGCTGCGTTCGGCAGACCTGAATCTGGCTGACGAGGCGCTGCCCAGCCGCTTTGAGGGGGTCCGCATCGGTGAGGACTGGCGGATCCGGGGATATCTGGGCGACACCAATATCTTTGCGGGGGTCAGTGAGGGCGTGCTGTCGGGCAACGCCGAGTTGCAGGGCCTCCCGCTGGGCGCGGTGGCCAACGCCCTGGCCGGCCAGACCCTCGCCGATGGCCGCGTGACCGGCGTGGCCCGCTTTGAGGCCCCGCTGACCGATCCGCTGTCGGGCAACGCCACCGTCGTGGCTGAACGCATTCGCCTGACCACCTTGCCCGACGCCGAAACCGGCGCTGAATCCGAAACGCTGACCGGCTCCGGCACGCTGGACTTTGCAGACCGCGAGTTGCGGAACATTAACGTGCAACTCGCGGGCGCGGGCACCTGGGATATCCGGGGTCAGTACACCCGTCAGAACGTGAATGTACAGGCCAATTTCACGGAAACCACCTTCACCCCCTTGCTGGCACTGGTTCCGGGCCTGGCCGAGCAGAATCCTCGACTCAAGGGCAGCCTGAATGTGGCCGTAGTTGGCGATTACGGGCAGCCACAGGGCACCCTTGATGCCCGTAATCTGCGCGGCGCCCTAGGCGACATCTCGCTGGACCTCCCACAGCTGACTGGCCGCCTGAATGAATCCGGCGACTGGACCCTGGGCGGCGCACTGAGAACCGGAGGCGCACTGGATTCGGCAGGGACGCTGCGCGGCAGTGGACAGTGGCGCGGCTGGCAGCTGGCTGGATCTACGCTGGGCTACAGCGGCCAGCTGGCCCCGCGCAACTTCGGCACGCTGCCCAATGTGCAGGCCACCCTCGCTCAAGACAGTGCTGACCCAGACCGCTGGGTGCTGGATGCCCGCTCCGATACCCAGAACGCTGCGACTGGGCGCGGCACACTGGAAGTCAGCGGTCAGTTGATTCCGTCTTGGGATCTCAGCGTGCGGGCCACCAATTACGACCTGGCCGTCCGCACGCTCTACCTGCGCGAGTCGGCGCTGAACGCGGCCCTGACCCTGCGCGAAGATGTGGGTGGGGACGATATCCGTGTCAGCGGGTCGGCCAACTTCGCGCGGGCTATCCTGGGCCGCCTGAATGCCACCGACGACCTGAGCACCCTGGTTCCCGATCCTGAAAATCCTCTG